One window from the genome of Hydra vulgaris chromosome 02, alternate assembly HydraT2T_AEP encodes:
- the LOC100215517 gene encoding choline dehydrogenase, mitochondrial isoform X3, whose amino-acid sequence MLRINRHLPRSLALKSIFRHFLTWSTSHDYVIVGAGSAGCVLANRLSENPDNRVLSLEAGPQDSWWNWKIHMPGAIQYNLQNDKYNWYYNTVPQSHMNNRIMYWPRGRVWGGSSALNGMVYVRGHPQDFDRWEKEGAKGWSYKDCLPYFKKAQNHSFGEDQYRGGNGPLHVTRGSMENPLQQAFLEAGQQAGYPYTEDVNGYKQEGMGQYDRTIYKGKRWSTSQAYLHPALKRKNLDAQHGAFTTKILFEGTKAIGVEYVQNSKIRKAKANKEVILSGGAVNTPQLMMLSGIGEKGELARHGIQCVAHVPGVGKNLQDHLELYVQHRCLQPITLYKHKQLWRMPFDGAIWLLSKKGICSTTSIDVGAFIRSREGIPHPDIQLILLPFLVSDHGRKEEKGHGYQVHVGTLRATSCGYIALKSADPKEHPLVNPNYLATQEDIVDMRECVKLTREILSQDALKPFRGEELQPGIKVKTDAEIDKFVREKAETNYHPCCSCKMGHENDPMAVVDNETRVFGIENLRIVDASIMPSNVSGNLNASVIMMAEKAADVILGKKPLPQITVPVYETPTTGQR is encoded by the exons taaCTTGGAGTACCTCCCACGACTATGTTATTGTTGGTGCTGGATCAGCTGGATGTGTTTTAGCAAATCGTCTTTCAGAAAATCCTGATAACAGGGTTTTATCATTAGAAGCTGGTCCTCAAGATTCATGGTGGAATTGGAAAATACATATGCCAGGTGCTATTCAATACAATTTGCAAAACGACAAGTATAATTGGTATTATAACACAGTACCACAGTCTCACATGAATAACAG AATAATGTATTGGCCACGGGGTAGAGTATGGGGAGGATCATCAGCACTTAATGGAATGGTGTATGTACGCGGACATCCTCAAGACTTTGACCGATGGGAAAAAGAAGGTGCTAAAGGATGGTCATATAAAGATTGTTTACCATACTTTAAAAAAGCACAAAACCATTCTTTTG GTGAAGATCAGTATAGAGGTGGAAATGGTCCTTTACATGTAACCAGAGGCTCAATGGAAAATCCACTTCAACAAGCATTTCTGGAAGCAGGTCAGCAGGCTGGTTACCCATACACTGAAGACGTAAATGGCTATAAACAAGAAGGCATGGGACAATATGATAGAACTATTTACAAAGGAAAAAGATGGAGTACATCACAGGCTTACCTTCACCCTGCGTTGAAAAGAAAGAATTTAGATGCTCAACATGGAGCTTTTACAACCAAAATTTTGTTTGAAGGTACAAAAGCAATAGGTGTTGAGTATGTTCAAAACTCTAAGATTCGAAAAGCAAAAGCAAACAAAGAAGTGATCTTATCTGGAGGAGCTGTTAACACCCCTCAATTGATGATGCTATCAGGAATTGGAGAAAAAGGAGAACTTGCTCGTCATGGTATACAATGTGTTGCACATGTTCCAGGAGTTGGTAAAAATTTGCAGGATCATCTTGAACTATATGTTCAACAT cgcTGTCTTCAACCTATAACGTTATATAAGCACAAACAACTTTGGAGAATGCCATTTGATGGTGCAATCTGGCTTTTGAGTAAAAAAGGAATCTGCAGTACAACTAGCATTGATGTTGGGGCTTTTATTCGCTCGAGAGAAGGAATACCCCATCCAGACATTCAACTAATTTTGTTACCATTTCTTGTCAGTGATCATGggagaaaagaagaaaaaggaCATGGTTATcaa GTTCATGTAGGAACCTTACGTGCAACCAGCTGTGGGTATATTGCACTTAAATCTGCAGATCCAAAGGAACATCCTTTGGTGAATCCAAACTATCTTGCCACGCAAGAAGACATAGTTGATATGCGAGAATGTGTCAAATTAACACGTGAAATTTTGTCACAAGATGCCTTAAAACCATTTAGAGGCGAAGAGCTGCAGCCag gtaTAAAAGTGAAGACAGATGCAgaaattgataaatttgttaGAGAAAAGGCTGAGACGAACTATCATCCATGTTGCTCTTGTAAAATGGGACACGAAAATGATCCAATGGCTGTAGTTGACAACGAAACGCGAGTTTTTGGTATCGAAAACCTGCGTATTGTTGACGCCTCCATAATGCCGTCAAATGTTAGTGGTAATTTAAATGCGTCAGTAATAATGATGGCAGAAAAAGCTGCAGATGTTATTCTTGGCAAAAAACCTCTACCGCAGATTACCGTTCCAGTTTATGAAACTCCTACGACTGGTCAAagatag
- the LOC100215517 gene encoding choline dehydrogenase, mitochondrial isoform X4 translates to METFYGIEVLTWSTSHDYVIVGAGSAGCVLANRLSENPDNRVLSLEAGPQDSWWNWKIHMPGAIQYNLQNDKYNWYYNTVPQSHMNNRIMYWPRGRVWGGSSALNGMVYVRGHPQDFDRWEKEGAKGWSYKDCLPYFKKAQNHSFGEDQYRGGNGPLHVTRGSMENPLQQAFLEAGQQAGYPYTEDVNGYKQEGMGQYDRTIYKGKRWSTSQAYLHPALKRKNLDAQHGAFTTKILFEGTKAIGVEYVQNSKIRKAKANKEVILSGGAVNTPQLMMLSGIGEKGELARHGIQCVAHVPGVGKNLQDHLELYVQHRCLQPITLYKHKQLWRMPFDGAIWLLSKKGICSTTSIDVGAFIRSREGIPHPDIQLILLPFLVSDHGRKEEKGHGYQVHVGTLRATSCGYIALKSADPKEHPLVNPNYLATQEDIVDMRECVKLTREILSQDALKPFRGEELQPGIKVKTDAEIDKFVREKAETNYHPCCSCKMGHENDPMAVVDNETRVFGIENLRIVDASIMPSNVSGNLNASVIMMAEKAADVILGKKPLPQITVPVYETPTTGQR, encoded by the exons taaCTTGGAGTACCTCCCACGACTATGTTATTGTTGGTGCTGGATCAGCTGGATGTGTTTTAGCAAATCGTCTTTCAGAAAATCCTGATAACAGGGTTTTATCATTAGAAGCTGGTCCTCAAGATTCATGGTGGAATTGGAAAATACATATGCCAGGTGCTATTCAATACAATTTGCAAAACGACAAGTATAATTGGTATTATAACACAGTACCACAGTCTCACATGAATAACAG AATAATGTATTGGCCACGGGGTAGAGTATGGGGAGGATCATCAGCACTTAATGGAATGGTGTATGTACGCGGACATCCTCAAGACTTTGACCGATGGGAAAAAGAAGGTGCTAAAGGATGGTCATATAAAGATTGTTTACCATACTTTAAAAAAGCACAAAACCATTCTTTTG GTGAAGATCAGTATAGAGGTGGAAATGGTCCTTTACATGTAACCAGAGGCTCAATGGAAAATCCACTTCAACAAGCATTTCTGGAAGCAGGTCAGCAGGCTGGTTACCCATACACTGAAGACGTAAATGGCTATAAACAAGAAGGCATGGGACAATATGATAGAACTATTTACAAAGGAAAAAGATGGAGTACATCACAGGCTTACCTTCACCCTGCGTTGAAAAGAAAGAATTTAGATGCTCAACATGGAGCTTTTACAACCAAAATTTTGTTTGAAGGTACAAAAGCAATAGGTGTTGAGTATGTTCAAAACTCTAAGATTCGAAAAGCAAAAGCAAACAAAGAAGTGATCTTATCTGGAGGAGCTGTTAACACCCCTCAATTGATGATGCTATCAGGAATTGGAGAAAAAGGAGAACTTGCTCGTCATGGTATACAATGTGTTGCACATGTTCCAGGAGTTGGTAAAAATTTGCAGGATCATCTTGAACTATATGTTCAACAT cgcTGTCTTCAACCTATAACGTTATATAAGCACAAACAACTTTGGAGAATGCCATTTGATGGTGCAATCTGGCTTTTGAGTAAAAAAGGAATCTGCAGTACAACTAGCATTGATGTTGGGGCTTTTATTCGCTCGAGAGAAGGAATACCCCATCCAGACATTCAACTAATTTTGTTACCATTTCTTGTCAGTGATCATGggagaaaagaagaaaaaggaCATGGTTATcaa GTTCATGTAGGAACCTTACGTGCAACCAGCTGTGGGTATATTGCACTTAAATCTGCAGATCCAAAGGAACATCCTTTGGTGAATCCAAACTATCTTGCCACGCAAGAAGACATAGTTGATATGCGAGAATGTGTCAAATTAACACGTGAAATTTTGTCACAAGATGCCTTAAAACCATTTAGAGGCGAAGAGCTGCAGCCag gtaTAAAAGTGAAGACAGATGCAgaaattgataaatttgttaGAGAAAAGGCTGAGACGAACTATCATCCATGTTGCTCTTGTAAAATGGGACACGAAAATGATCCAATGGCTGTAGTTGACAACGAAACGCGAGTTTTTGGTATCGAAAACCTGCGTATTGTTGACGCCTCCATAATGCCGTCAAATGTTAGTGGTAATTTAAATGCGTCAGTAATAATGATGGCAGAAAAAGCTGCAGATGTTATTCTTGGCAAAAAACCTCTACCGCAGATTACCGTTCCAGTTTATGAAACTCCTACGACTGGTCAAagatag